Proteins encoded by one window of Rutidosis leptorrhynchoides isolate AG116_Rl617_1_P2 chromosome 7, CSIRO_AGI_Rlap_v1, whole genome shotgun sequence:
- the LOC139859605 gene encoding uncharacterized protein, translating into MVTSGRANQRRKLKVSEEWENTPIMFPTIAHEPSDAPITIKGRVKSCGYIIKRLHVDTGCGVDIMYEHCFRLLPGAVRAKLVAPNTALSGFSGESAWPIGIIELELELVDDDNKDLVRSTTVEFAVLRSYSRYNALLGCTILQKLAAIPSTVHGLVKFLTPLGIATIRSEKQDASVTAVEQAEKQPSEAEQLRNCMIIANPRYPEQKIKIGGGLSDETKFKLRNILASNTDVFAWKEADMTSVPREIVEHKLNANPSLTPVR; encoded by the coding sequence ATGGTAACCAGCGGACGAGCAAATCAGAGACGCAAGTTGAAAGTATCTGAAGAATGGGAAAACACTCCCATCATGTTCCCGACCATAGCACATGAACCCTCGGATGCGCCCATCACGATTAAGGGGCGTGTTAAAAGCTGCGGTTACATCATCAAGCGACTACACGTAGACACCGGTTGCGGTGTTGATATAATGTACGAACATTGTTTTCGCTTGCTGCCAGGGGCTGTAAGAGCTAAGCTAGTGGCCCCTAACACCGCATTATCAGGTTTTTCTGGGGAGTCAGCATGGCCAATCGGGATCATTGAATTAGAGCTAGAACTGGTAGATGATGATAATAAGGATTTAGTAAGGAGTACAACAGTAGAATTCGCTGTCTTAAGGTCTTACTCAAGATATAATGCACTTTTAGGATGCACAATTTTGCAAAAATTGGCAGCTATTCCTTCAACAGTGCATGGCCTTGTCAAGTTCCTAACACCATTAGGAATTGCAACGATAAGGTCAGAAAAACAAGATGCAAGCGTTACGGCTGTGGAACAAGCAGAAAAACAGCCAAGTGAGGCAGAGCAGCTTCGAAACTGCATGATCATCGCAAATCCGCGTTATCCAGAGCAAAAAATTAAAATCGGCGGAGGATTGTCCGATGAGACAAAGTTTAAGCTTCGCAATATATTAGCTTCTAATACGGATGTCTTTGCATGGAAAGAAGCGGACATGACGAGCGTTCCAAGAGAAATCGTTGAGCATAAACTTAACGCAAATCCAAGTTTGACGCCAGTGCGATAG